One genomic region from Astyanax mexicanus isolate ESR-SI-001 unplaced genomic scaffold, AstMex3_surface scaffold_36, whole genome shotgun sequence encodes:
- the LOC125790791 gene encoding uncharacterized protein LOC125790791, protein MTKRAVEALDWTETQIPQITYSNSTKSYCIQIQAIDRVLWEHRFISRHHGRELCDHQHTEILLASIPDTLWATGPTDVGLVNDCADITFELQTDRAIWVRQYSHKPIAEEGIADTIQGLCQAGVLEPSNSPWNTPILPVEKKGTGKYRMAHDLRAINAVLVTHTIAVPNPYVALSQLTPTQTWFTCIDLANAFFCLPLHPDCRDCVSFTFRGQQYRYTRLPQGFALSPGLFNQVLKRSLEGVDLPENTTLVQYVDDVLLASETDKDCLTATHNVLQRLSDKGYKVSKDKLQVGRRQVSFLGRILSGSGTNLSPIHKSSILSHSKPQKVKDMLSFLGLTGYSRHYVPNYSGLTQPLRAMVNACGMRNVTAQLDWTTEAEQAFIELKQLLAQATDLATPDYSKPFFMDVSETEGVVNGVLFQKRGGERNVLMHASIMLDRMEKRHPECTQHVAGVAKLVQKTAHIVMGHPLTILTTHSVVAYVNSHTFTLTTLRQQRLSKILEAPNLTYTHEGINMAERMGEFEPHECEKLVERTSKVRADLQAEPIPGGENLYTDGCCFRHEQEGLVAGFAVVEEEGGEFHTVKAERLKGQQSAQRAELRGVIEALKYGADQVINIFSDSSYVVLAVHVDLGQWQRGGFRTAGNTPIKYEKEMRELAEALFLPKQVAIIKCKGHDEGHSVVARGNRAADEAAKRVTGYKVSYVMMTSEQDGQLMQEWNGDETGRKITPREKRAVDRARRRWEANKMEREQAGQTGHLEGDKEAPGEKVLDTDYSISKQWKLKKNQEKAESEEKTAWIQREAKDHGGVWRGPDGRFVLPSTLKDEVLSEAHGVGHVGISQMLRNVQNWWHPQMKNMVTEFVSRCEVCMLYNPKKTIKPPLGKFSRQTTPAGEIVIDYTDMIEPVRGYRYILMCVDIILGGQRRVLQRKRTASL, encoded by the coding sequence ATGACAAAGAGAGCCGTGGAAGCATTAGATTGGACtgaaacacagataccacagataACCTACTCTAACAGCACAAAGTCATACTGCATTCAAATACAGGCGATAGACAGGGTGCTGTGGGAACACCGTTTCATATCCAGACATCATGGCAGGGAGCTTTGTGATCATCAACACACTGAAATTCTCTTAGCATCGATTCCAGACACACTGTGGGCCACAGGGCCTACAGATGTAGGCTTGGTGAATGATTGTGCAGACATCACCTTTGAACTACAGACAGACAGGGCAATTTGGGTGAGACAGTACTCACACAAACCTATTGCAGAAGAGGGGATAGCAGACACGATTCAGGGGTTGTGCCAAGCTGGGGTTTTAGAACCCTCAAACTCACCCTGGAACACACCTATTTTACCCGTTGAAAAGAAGGGTACAGGTAAATACAGGATGGCTCACGATTTGAGAGCCATTAACGCAGTCTTGGTAACACACACCATAGCAGTACCCAATCCTTATGTAGCCTTGTCCCAACTGACACCCACACAGACATGGTTCACATGTATTGACCTTGCCAACGCTTTTTTCTGTCTACCGTTACACCCTGACTGTAGAGATTGTGTTTCATTCACATTCAGAGGACAGCAGTACAGGTACACTAGACTACCACAAGGCTTTGCCTTGTCACCAGGACTGTTCAATCAAGTTCTTAAACGGTCACTAGAGGGGGTAGATCTGCCGGAAAACACGACCTTGGTGCAGTACGTGGATGACGTACTATTAGCGTCAGAAACTGACAAAGATTGTCTGACCGCGACTCACAATGTACTCCAGAGACTGAGTGACAAAGGGTATAAAGTGTCAAAAGACAAGCTGCAGGTGGGTAGGCGACAGGTCTCCTTCTTAGGACGAATACTGTCAGGTTCAGGCACAAACTTGTCTCCTATACACAAATCTAGCATCCTGTCACACTCAAAGCCACAGAAAGTGAAGGATATGTTGTCCTTCTTAGGCCTCACTGGGTACAGCAGACATTACGTGCCGAACTACTCAGGGCTGACCCAACCTCTGAGAGCCATGGTAAACGCCTGTGGCATGAGAAATGTAACGGCACAACTTGATTGGACAACTGAAGCAGAACAGGCATTCATTGAATTGAAACAGCTGCTAGCACAAGCAACAGACCTAGCAACACCAGACTACTCAAAACCTTTTTTCATGGATGTTTCTGAAACAGAAGGGGTGGTAAATGGGGTGTTGTTTCagaaaagagggggagaaagAAATGTACTGATGCACGCCAGCATTATGCTGGACAGAATGGAAAAACGTCACCCAGAGTGCACACAACACGTAGCAGGGGTAGCCAAACTAGTGCAGAAAACAGCACACATTGTGATGGGACACCCCTTAACCATTCTCACAACACACAGTGTAGTGGCTTACGTGaattcacacaccttcacactcacTACACTCAGACAGCAGAGGCTCAGCAAAATTTTGGAAGCTCCAaacctcacatacacacatgaaGGGATAAACATGGCAGAAAGAATGGGGGAGTTTGAACCACATGAGTGTGAAAAGCTGGTGGAGAGAACAAGCAAAGTGAGGGCAGACCTACAGGCAGAACCTATCCCAGGGGGAGAGAACCTATACACAGATGGGTGTTGTTTTAGACATGAGCAGGAAGGGCTAGTGGCAGGATTTGCAGTAGTAGAAGAAGAGGGTGGTGAGTTTCACACAGTGAAAGCAGAGAGATTGAAAGGGCAACAGTCAGCACAGAGAGCTGAACTCAGAGGTGTAATTGAGGCTCTAAAGTATGGGGCAGATCaggtaataaacattttttctgatTCCTCGTACGTAGTACTGGCAGTGCACGTAGACCTAGGACAGTGGCAAAGGGGTGGGTTCCGGACAGCCGGAAATACGCCAATCAAGTATGAGAAAGAGATGAGAGAGCTAGCAGAAGCACTTTTCCTCCCGAAACAGGTAGCAATAATAAAGTGTAAGGGTCACGACGAGGGACACTCAGTAGTAGCCAGGGGGAACAGGGCTGCAGACGAAGCAGCAAAGAGAGTGACAGGATACAAGGTCAGTTACGTCATGATGACGTCAGAACAGGATGGGCAACTAATGCAGGAGTGGAACGGGGATGAGACAGGGAGGAAGATAACTCCAAGAGAAAAGAGAGCAGTGGATAGGGCCAGGCGAAGGTGGGAGGCCAATAAGATGGAGAGAGAACAGGCAGGACAGACAGGGCACTTAGAGGGAGATAAGGAGGCCCCAGGAGAAAAGGTACTAGACACAGATTACTCGATAAGCAAGCAGTGGAAATTGAAAAAGAATCAGGAAAAGGCAGAGTCAGAAGAAAAGACAGCATGGATACAAAGGGAGGCGAAGGACCACGGGGGAGTGTGGAGAGGACCAGATGGTAGATTTGTCTTACCAAGCACACTAAAAGATGAGGTGTTGTCAGAGGCTCATGGGGTCGGGCATGTTGGTATATCTCAAATGCTTCGTAATGTGCAGAATTGGTGGCATCCACAGATGAAAAACATGGTAACTGAATTTGTGAGTCGTTGTGAGGTATGTATGTTATACAACCCGAAGAAAACGATCAAACCGCCCTTAGGGAAATTTTCTAGGCAAACTACACCAGCAGGGGAGATTGTGATTGACTACACAGACATGATAGAGCCTGTGAGAGGATACAGGTATATTTTGATGTGTGTGGACATTATTCTGGGTGGCCAGAGGCGTGTCCTACAAAGAAAGAGGACAGCAAGTCTGTGA